The Pseudomonas sp. MH9.2 genomic interval CCAGCGTAAAGAAGCGATCATAGAACGTGGGTGACGAGACCGTCTCGCTGGCAACCTTGACCATCGAATCGTCAGTGGAGCCAATCGGCATCGACACCGAACCCAGTACGCCAACACCCACGCTCGCCGAATTGTTGACCTTCTTCAGCGCATAACGGTCCTGCAACGCATTGGCGAACATCGTCGCCCCATTAGCGGCAGTACCATCAGACGCGCAGACCACACTGAAGCTGATCTCCATATGGGTTTCACCCGTCTGCTGGAAGCTTTTGTGCCCGCTGATCACTTTCGGGTCACTGCTACTGATGATGTAGCCCTGGCTGAGCAAGGCTCGACGCGCCGCCTCACAGGACGCGGAATCGCTGACCGGGTAGTTTCTCGAAAAAGTACCGGAATCGTCGAAATTTTCATGCTCGTAGACCGCCGGCTTGGGCGATGAGCAGCCTGCGGCAGCCAGCAGGGTGGTGACCCAGCATGCGGTACGAAAGCTCAGTAATTTAGACATTGAAAATCCTGGGGAAAATAGCTGTCAGTAGAACTACAGTCCTGAAACGAGGGGGTAAGTCTGCAACAAGGCTGGCGTTCGATCAACGCAGTTTGGAGGTATGGTCGATTTGACTGACGCCTGGGGATTCTACACCCGTTCGGCTCACGCGCCGACGTTGATTATCCAAGGCGCCGATGGGCGTGACGAAGTGGAGCTTCTCCCGTAATGTCGACACTGTGCGACGCTGCCCAAGTTAATCGAAGGCCGCCGGGCCCTGATTTGAATTGAACCGATTTTTCCAGGCTGTGATTACGGCCCGCGTATCAAGGATTTCCCATGCATTGCGACACCATCGTTCTGGGCGCCGGGATTGTCGGCGTCAGTACCGCCCTGCAGTTACAGGCACGCGGCCGCAACGTGGTATTGCTCGACCGAGAGCAACCCGGCAACGGCACGAGCCATGGCAACGCCGGACTGATCGAGCGCGCCAGCGTGATCCCCTATGCGTTTCCGCGCCAGCTGTCGAGCCTGCTGCGCTATGCCCTCAACCAGCAATCCGATGTGCGCTACAGCCTGCGTTATCTGCCTAAGGCAGGTCCGTGGCTGCTGCAATACTGGCGTAACTCGGGACCCAAAGGCCTGGCCGTCGCGACTCGCTCCATGCTGCCGTTGGTCGAGCGCTGTGTCAGCGAACATGACCTGCTGTCGGAACCGGCAGGCATGGGCGGGCTGATCAAGGACAGTGGCTGGATCGAGGCCTTCCGCAACCTGCCCGCGTTTGAAAAGGCCAAAGAAGACGCGGCGGCGCTCAAAAAGTACGACTTGAACTATGAAGTGCTTGATCAGCAGCAGGTACACGAGCGCGAGCCCGGGCTGCATGCCAACGTCGTCGGCGGTATTCACTGGCTCGACCCGAAGACGGTCAGCGATCCGGGCGGTCTGACCCGCGGCTATGCTGAACTGTTCATTAAGCGCGGCGGCGTATTCGTGCTGGGTGATGCCTTGAGCCTGAGCCAGCGTGCCGACAAATGGGAGGTGCAGAGCGAAAAGGGCCTAATCATTGCCAACGAAGCCGTGGTGGCCCTCGGTCCTCAGGCCAGGGGCATTTTCGAGCCGCTGGGTTACCGGATTCCGCTGGCGGTGAAACGCGGCTACCACATGCACTACGCAGCCAAACCCGGTACTCAGTTGCATCACCCCATCGTTGACCGTCAGGGCGGTTATGTACTGGCACCGATGGTGCGAGGGATTCGTCTGACCACCGGCGTCGAGTTCGCCGACAGCGACGACCCTATCAATGAAATCCAGCTGCGCCGTTGCGAAAAGCTGGCACGCGGCTTCTACCCCCTTGGAGAACGTCTGGATGCCGAACCCTGGCTGGGTCGACGTCCGTGCCTGCCGGACATGTGCCCAGTGATCGGTCCGGCCAACCGTCATCCGGGGCTGTGGTTCAACTTCGGCCACGCCCACCACGGTCTGACGCTGGGCCCGGTCAGTGGCCGCCTGCTCGCAGAGCTGATGACCGGCGCCGAACCGTTTACCGACCCAGCCCCCTATAGCGCCGAACGCTTCCACTGATCGCCGGGGGCGGCAACTACCCGCATGAGCGTTACATCGCGGATCAACCCAGCGCTGAGGTCATTGGAAACTCAAGGGTAAACACCGCCCCGGCGCCGGGCCCGTCACTGTGAACCGTCAAGGTGCCGCCCATCTCCTTGGCGGCCAACGCGCAGCTGTGCAGGCCAAAGCCATGGCCCTCTTTGCGTGTCGTAAAGCCATGAACGAAAAGCTGCGGCAGATGCTCGGGGGCGATGCCTTCGCCGTCATCTTCCACACTCAATTGCAAACGCCTGCCCTCGCTGTTCTTGACCACCCTTGCGCGCAGGGTGATCGGGCCTGTCAGGTCATCGATAGCGTCCATGGCCTGCCTGGCATTTCGCAGCAAGTTGACCAAAATCTGGATAAACCGCGACTTATCCAGGAGCAACGCGGGCACATCAGAATACTCCTTGAGCGCGAGAACCTGATGCGCACCTACGACCCCGGCCCCCAAACGCAGGACATCCTCGATCGCGACATCCAGATCGACATCCTCGATAATGCTGGCCGAGCCCGCATGGGACTGCTGGGTCGCGACAATACTTTTGATGTGGTTGATGTTTTGGGTCAATGAGCCGAGCTCATCCAGCACGTTGCGCTGCTCGGCGGACAACGCGGCCGCCAGCTTGAACAGGTAAGGCAGCAACAGCTTTCCTTTTTCATCTCGCGCCAGAAACTCACCGATGTCGTCCGAGTGCTCCTGGATAAGCTCCACGACATTACTCAGGCTGCGAACCTTCGACTGGCGCAGCGTGGAACACACGATATCGGCCGAGATATTCACGCTGTTAAGCACGTTGCCGACGTTGTGCAGGACATTGTTTGCGATTTCGGCCATACCGGCCAGGCGCGCGGAGGTCACCAACTCCCCCTGGGTCGCTTTCAGCTCGCGGGTGATGCTTTCGTTATTGCGCAGCGCGGTTTCCAGATCCTGTGTGCGCTCATGCACCATGTCTTCCAGCATGACAGTGGTCTGAAACAGATCGAAATCGGAACCTTGACCGTTGGTCCCACGTTCGGCGCGGTCCATCAGGACCTCGATGATCTTGTCCTTGCGAGCGATCTCGGCGTACAGACGCTTTTCGTCATCGGCGGACAGCTGGGTTCGCTCAAGCATGATCCACCTCGGGCAGCGCTGCGCCAATCGCGATACCGGTCAATGTCTGGTTGACGTGCACTCCGCGAAATTGCTCACCATAGGTCGTGAACCCGGTGACATTGTTGCTGCGAAAAATATCCTCAACGGCGTCATCAAGGCCATTGAGGGTGATTTCCATCCTGCGCAGGACGCAGTCGAACCCCAGAACCAACTGCGGTGGCCCGATTTCCGCGTTGAATGCGGCAAAGGACTGCTGGAGGTTTTCCACCAGATCCTCGCCATGCGCCAGGCGTAGCACCAACCCTTCCTCGATGGCACAGAAAAACGTCAGGCTCCCGTCACTGTTGGCCGACTGAATGGCACGCACATAGCTCGTCTCGCCGATCACCACCACCAGGGGCGACGCGGCGAAACTCAACGGGGTCAGGTCGCTTACCTCAACACCGATATAGCGGGCATATTCCTCGGCGGCGGGCAATCCGTTGATTTCTTTCACCACGCGATGTGCGGGGTCGGCCGCGGTCACCACCAGCCTTTTGGACGTCGGTACAAAATGCTGGATTTTAAACAGTTTGAACGGCAACGGGGTACTCAGCAGGACCACGACCGCGCTATCGCTGTGAAATGTCCCGTCGAAGTAGACGTAGGTATGGCCAAAAGACAACGCATCGGCTGCAGACCCACCGATCAGTGGCAACTTGCCCAGGGACCGTTGCAACGCGTTAGCCAGCGGCTCTTCACGCACTGAAAGGCCATCGGTCAGGAGCAGCGCAAAACCACTTGGGTCCACCACCCCTGACGCCTTGATCGTGAGCCTCTGTAACTGCCGTTGCGCAAACTCCATGACCTTGGCCGCTTCAAGTTGCTGCAGGTGGTCAATAGCACCCACCACCGCCACAAAATCACTTTCAGGAAAACTGACTCCGGTGATGCTGTCGGTGCAATAACCGACAGGGCCAATCTCCCCCGCCGTCGAGCAGCCAACAACGTCTACGCCTGGGAACAGACGCGCCATTTCTTGCGCGACTATCTCCCGGTCATAGGTCGGCGAACAGAAGAACAGCACCAGTGCCATGTCGTGCTGAACGACCCCTGCGTGAAACTCACGCACCGCCTCTCGTGTATCGGAAGCGAATGACTGCGCCCTGCGAATACTGCCTTGAGACTTCATGAGTCACTCCCTTTCACCCCACCAAGGCCGCAACCGATGCCAAAACGCCTTCACGCTTCGAGCATAACCTAATCCCGGAGCATGGAAGAAACAGAAGCGCTCACCGCGTGAGTGCTGGCGATGGCGATGGCGATGGCGTCCTGTAAAATGACGGACGCAAAAAAGCGACCCTAAGGTCGCTTGTTTGTTTGCTTCAAGGAGTTCAAGGGCCTTGAAGCGGGATATGGCGCAGCGGACGGGACTCGAACCCGCGACCCCCGGCGTGACAGGCCGGTATTCTAACCGACTGAACTACCGCTGCTTGTCGCTCGAGCTTGCACCCGATGAACTCATTTGAAACGGGCCTTCGAGAGCCTGTTTCGTTGTAACCCTGACTGATCAACCTTGCGGCTTTCCAGTCTCAGACCGGGCGAACCCAATCTGAAAAATATGGCGCAGCGGACGGGACTCGAACCCGCGACCCCCGGCGTGACAGGCCGGTATTCTAACCGACTGAACTACCGCTGCTTGTCTGTGGACTTTCGTCCTGTTCTCGTTAAAGAACACTCAATAAATGGTGGGTGATGACGGGATCGAACCGCCGACCCGCTGCTTGTAAGGCAGCTGCTCTCCCAGCTGAGCTAATCACCCTTTGCTTCGTTGAGGCCGCGAAATTTACGCAGGTATCGAACCTAAGTCAATACCCTGCTTGAAGTTTTTTTGAAAAGTACCATTTTGAATCAATCGTCTGACATCGTTTTACCGAATCACATTTGCGGGAGCGTATCTATCCGCGAACAGATCGGCACATTCAGGTCATGCCGGTTTGATGCAGCGCTTTCGCTGAAAACCTCAATCCTGATAAACCATCTTCCTGGTCATGCCGCCATCGACCACAAACTCCTGGCCGGTGACGAACCCTGCATTTTTCGACAGCAGCCAGACCACCATCGCAG includes:
- a CDS encoding sensor histidine kinase: MLERTQLSADDEKRLYAEIARKDKIIEVLMDRAERGTNGQGSDFDLFQTTVMLEDMVHERTQDLETALRNNESITRELKATQGELVTSARLAGMAEIANNVLHNVGNVLNSVNISADIVCSTLRQSKVRSLSNVVELIQEHSDDIGEFLARDEKGKLLLPYLFKLAAALSAEQRNVLDELGSLTQNINHIKSIVATQQSHAGSASIIEDVDLDVAIEDVLRLGAGVVGAHQVLALKEYSDVPALLLDKSRFIQILVNLLRNARQAMDAIDDLTGPITLRARVVKNSEGRRLQLSVEDDGEGIAPEHLPQLFVHGFTTRKEGHGFGLHSCALAAKEMGGTLTVHSDGPGAGAVFTLEFPMTSALG
- a CDS encoding FIST N-terminal domain-containing protein, producing MKSQGSIRRAQSFASDTREAVREFHAGVVQHDMALVLFFCSPTYDREIVAQEMARLFPGVDVVGCSTAGEIGPVGYCTDSITGVSFPESDFVAVVGAIDHLQQLEAAKVMEFAQRQLQRLTIKASGVVDPSGFALLLTDGLSVREEPLANALQRSLGKLPLIGGSAADALSFGHTYVYFDGTFHSDSAVVVLLSTPLPFKLFKIQHFVPTSKRLVVTAADPAHRVVKEINGLPAAEEYARYIGVEVSDLTPLSFAASPLVVVIGETSYVRAIQSANSDGSLTFFCAIEEGLVLRLAHGEDLVENLQQSFAAFNAEIGPPQLVLGFDCVLRRMEITLNGLDDAVEDIFRSNNVTGFTTYGEQFRGVHVNQTLTGIAIGAALPEVDHA
- a CDS encoding FAD-binding oxidoreductase; the protein is MHCDTIVLGAGIVGVSTALQLQARGRNVVLLDREQPGNGTSHGNAGLIERASVIPYAFPRQLSSLLRYALNQQSDVRYSLRYLPKAGPWLLQYWRNSGPKGLAVATRSMLPLVERCVSEHDLLSEPAGMGGLIKDSGWIEAFRNLPAFEKAKEDAAALKKYDLNYEVLDQQQVHEREPGLHANVVGGIHWLDPKTVSDPGGLTRGYAELFIKRGGVFVLGDALSLSQRADKWEVQSEKGLIIANEAVVALGPQARGIFEPLGYRIPLAVKRGYHMHYAAKPGTQLHHPIVDRQGGYVLAPMVRGIRLTTGVEFADSDDPINEIQLRRCEKLARGFYPLGERLDAEPWLGRRPCLPDMCPVIGPANRHPGLWFNFGHAHHGLTLGPVSGRLLAELMTGAEPFTDPAPYSAERFH
- a CDS encoding DUF2242 domain-containing protein, which gives rise to MSKLLSFRTACWVTTLLAAAGCSSPKPAVYEHENFDDSGTFSRNYPVSDSASCEAARRALLSQGYIISSSDPKVISGHKSFQQTGETHMEISFSVVCASDGTAANGATMFANALQDRYALKKVNNSASVGVGVLGSVSMPIGSTDDSMVKVASETVSSPTFYDRFFTLVEIFLPPEVKKAAHIPEKPKTDLGIPEPAAQAIKPAALAETKPATPEAVPATEPAKESSPETAPAAANGSEPAPAPAEHESIKVEPVAPAPTPVQPEATTP